The Variovorax sp. PMC12 genome segment CGCGCAGCCCGGTCGCCACGTTCTTCGACAGGCCCGAGACGTACACGGTCGATTCGGGCAGCAACGTGGCCAGCGGTGGCGGCGGCATGTCTTGCGGATCGTCGGCCAGGAAGGCGTAGGCCGCGTCCTCGATGACGAGCAGGCCGTGCCTGCGGGCGATGCTTGCCAGCCGGCGCCGGCGGCTCGTGCTCATCACCCAGCCCAGCGGGTTGTGCAGCGTCGGCATCGCATAGATGGCACGCACGCGGCGGCGCGCGCACAGGCGCTCCAGCGCGTCGAGGTCGGGGCCTGCGCCCGATGCCGGGATGGGGGCCAGCTCCAGCCGGTGCGCCTCGGCCAGCACCTTGAAGCCGGGATAGGTGAGGGCATCGACCGCCACCACGTCGCCGGGCTGCAGCAGCGCCATGGCCGTGACCGCGAGGCCGTGCTGCGCGCCGTCGACCAGCAGCACGCGCGACGGGTCGAGCGCGTCGAGCCCGCGTGACGCGAGATGCCGCGCGACACAGGCGCGCTCGTGCATGCGGCCGCCGTGCGGCGCGTAGCGCAGCATCGCGTCGAGCTCGCCGCCGGCGGCCAGCTGCCGCAGCGCGCCGCGCAGCAGTTCGGCCTGCCCGGGCAGCGAGGGGTAGTTGAAGTTCAGGTCGACCTGGCCCGCCGCCACGGCCTGCTGGTCGATGCCCTTGTCGCGGGGAATGGTCGCTTCGCGCACGAAGGTGCCGCGGCCGACCTCGCCGCTGACCAGGCCCATGGCTTCGAGTTCGGCGTAGACGCGCGACGCTGTCACCAGCGCGAGGCCGTGGCGCTCGGCCAGGCGCCTGTGCGTGGGCAGGCGGGTGCCGGGCTTCAACCGGCCCGCGCGGATCTCGGCGGCGAGTTCATCGACCAGTTGCTTGTAGCGGGCTTCGGCCATCGGTGCGATGTATGCATGACAATTTTTTGATTGTATTGATCGTCTTGCCTAAGATGGACGGACCCGCTTTCCCGCACACACAAGAACGCCATGCACATCGCCATCCTCACCTTCGACGGCTTCAATGAACTCGACTCGCTCATCGCGCTGGGCGTGCTCAACCGAATCAGGAAGCCCGGCTGGCGCGTGACGCTCTGCTGCCCGACGCCGGAGGTCACGTCGATGAACGGCGTCGCCGTGCGCGCGCAGTCGCTGCTCGAGGAGGCGCGCTCGGCGCAGGCGGTGGTGGTCGGCAGCGGCGTGCGCACGCGCGAGGTGGTCGAGAACGCGGAGCTGATGGAGCGCCTGGCGCTGGACCCGGGCCGCCAGCTCATCGCGGCGCAGTGCTCGGGCACCCTGATCCTTGCCAAGCTGGGCCTGCTGGGCAGCGTGCCGGCCTGTACCGACCTGACCACCAAGCCATGGGTGCAGGCGGCCGGCGTCGAAGTGCTGAACCAGCCCTTCTTTGCCAGCGGCAATGTCGCGACGGCGGGCGGCTGCTTCGCGTCGCCCTACCTGGCCGCGTGGATCATCGCGCGCGCCGAGGGGCGGGAGGCCGCCGAGGCGGCGCTGCACTACGTGGCGCCGGTGGGCGAGAAAGAGGCCTACGTGGCCAATGCCTTCAGGTACATCGCGCCGTATCTGCCGCAAAAATGACGACGCGGGCCTTCATTTTTTCGGCACGCTGCCGATAAGCCTCTGGTCGACACACAAAGGACGGAGGAAAACATGGTTGCAGCCATTGGAGCGACGACTCCCGCGAGCGGCGGTGGGAATGACGTGAACGCCCAGATCGCAAGGATCCAGCGGCAGATCACCGACACGCAGAAGAAGATCGCGGAAACGCAGGGCGAATTGATCGAGGCGCCCACTGACGAAGCGCGCAAGGCGATCCAGATGCAGCTCCAGTCGATGGCCGCGCAGGTCCTCATGCTGCAGCAGCAGATCAACATGCTGCGGACCTCGCAGGTCCAGAAGGAGGCGCTGGAATCGGTCTCCAACGCGGTGGACGGCGCCAAGAAGAGCGGCGGCATCCGCACCAATGCCGAAGGCGTTCCCATCGGCGGCACGGTGGACGTGCAGGCCTGAGCCCGCCGCTGCCTTCAGCTGCCGCCGCCGGCCTCCCGCTCGGGCCAGCGGTGGCGCGTGCCGCCCGAGCGCCGGTCGGCCTTTTCCATGACCACGCCCTGCGCGCTCAGTTCATTGCCGCGCTGCTCCAGGTGCCGCAGGCACTGGAGAAAGATCTCCAGGTGCGCGGGCGTGATGCCCTCGAGCAGTTCGGTGTTGAGCCCCGCGATGCGCGGGAACAGCTTGCCGTACAGCTGCTCGCCAGAGGCGCTCAGGCGTACGTGAACCTCGCGCCGGTCCTCGGCATCCTGCCTGCGCACCACCAGCTTCTTCTCGACGAGGCTGCGCAGCCCGCGCGAGGTACGCACCCGGTCCAGGTGCAGGTGCGCGGCCAGCGCGGACGATGTCATCTCGCCGCGCTGCGCGAGCGTGCCGATCATTCCCCACTCGCGCCGCGTGATGCCGAAGCCGCCCTCGACCATGCGGGTCGCCATGCCGCTGCTGGTGCGCATGGCGCGCGACAACCTGTAGAGCAGCAGGTCGTCCAGGGATCGCGGCTCGCGCAACGAACCCGCGTCGGGAAACACTTGCATACGGATGGGTTAAGGGTACTGGGCGTTGTGTGGTCCACCGGCCTCGAAAGCAGGTGATGGATTAGATCAACTGTTTGTTACCTGCGTATAAACCGCTCACAAATTTTCACAAACAGCGATCAGGAACGGCAGGCGATTTTCGCCACGACGGCATCGCGCATGACCGCTCACAACCACCGCTCTCAGGAAACCCCCATGGTTGCATTCTTTTCCAGGCGCAGGCTCTTGGCGTGGGGCCTCGGGCTCGCCGCCTGCATTTCCGGTGCCCAGGTCCAGGCGCAGCAGGCGCTGGACGGCCCCTTGACCCTGGTGGTCGGCTACGCGGCCGGCGGCACCACGGACCGCATCGCGCGCCTGGTTGCGGAGCGGCTGGGCGCCAAGCTCGGCGTGGCCGTGACGGTCGAGAACAAGCCGGGCGAGGGCGGACGGCTCGCGGCCAAGGAAGTGCGGCGCACGCCAGCGGGGCAGAACGTGCTGATGCTCGGCAACCCCGCCGTGATGGTGGTCGCGCCGCTGGTCATCAAGGACGTGGGCTACGACCCCGACAAGGACTTCGTGCCGGTGTCGCAAGTCAGCAGCTACGACTTCGCGCTGGCCGTGGGCCAGAAGCTGCAGCTCGACCGCGCCATGTTCCTGGTGGGCCGGCTCTGGGCGCATCCGGAAGAGGCCGTGTTCGGCGTGCCCGCGACCGGCAGCCTGCCTCACTTCTTCGGCCTGATGGTGGGCGACGCGCTGAGCGTGCAGCCGCAGATCAAGGGCTACGGCGGATCGGCGCCGTTGTCGGCCGACCTGATCGGCGGCACGCTGCCGATCGCCATCGACACGCTGGATTCGCTCTACGCGCAGCACCTGGCCGGCAAGATCCGCATCCTGGCGGTGTCGGGCAAGAAGCGCGCGAGCTTTGCGCCCGCGATCCCGACCTTCCGCGAGGCCGGCATGAAGATCGACGCCGACGGCTGGAACACCTTCTTCGCGCCCAGCACCATGTCACCGGCCAAGGTGCAGCTGGTGGCCGGCGCCATCCGCGAAGCGATGCGCGATCCGGGGCTGCAGAAGGCGGCCGAGGCGGCCTACATCACGCCGGTGGTGAGCTCGACCGCGGAAACCGCGCAGATGCTCAAGGCCTACAGGCAGCAGTGGGAGCCGGTGGTGCGCCGCTCGGGCTTCTCGCCCTGAGGGCGGGCTGTCAGTGCGAAGCGACGTAGACAGATGAGGGCAACGGGTCGGGCAGCGCGAACGCCTTGCGCATGCGCTCCGCTTCTTCGGCGGGGCCGCGTCCGAACATGCGCTTGAATTCGCGGCTGAACTGCGACGCGCTCTCGTAGCCGACTTGCGAACCGGCCACGGCTGCAGTCACCTCGCTGCGGGCCATGATCAGCCGTGCCTGATGCAGCCGCGTCGACTTGAGGTACTGCATGGGCGAAGTGGCCGTGACCGTCTTGAAGTGCGCATGGAACGACTGCGGGCTCATGCCGGCCTCGCCGGCCAGTTGACCGATGTCGAGCGCTTCCGCAAAAGAGGCGTGGATCTTCCGGATGGCTTTCGCGATCTTGCCGAACTGTCCTTGCCGCGTGAGCGCATTGCGCATCGAGGCGCCCTGCTCGCCGGTGAGCACGCGAAAGTAGATCTCGCGCACCAGCGCCGGACCGAGCACCACTGCTTCCAAAGGGACGCGCATGACTTCGAGAAAGCGCAGCACCGACTGAGCGAGCATGGCGTCCATCGGCGTGGACATCAGGCCCCGGGGTGCGGCCTGCGCCGCCAGCCCCTGTTCGTCGAGTTGGAGCATGAGTTCGGCGGCCACGCTGAAGTCGAGCCGGAAATAGATGGCCAGCAAAGGTTCTTCGGCGGTGGCGTCCGTTTCCATCGAGAACGGCACCGGCACCGACACTGCCAGGTAATGCTGTGCGTCGTACAGATACACCTCGTCGCCGAGAAAGCCGCGCTTGCGGCCCTGGCAGACGATCACGATGCCAGGGTCATACAGCACCGGCGCGCGGCTCAAGGGGCGGTTCGAGCGCAGGAAGCGCACATCGGGCAGGGCGGTGAGG includes the following:
- a CDS encoding MarR family winged helix-turn-helix transcriptional regulator, with the protein product MQVFPDAGSLREPRSLDDLLLYRLSRAMRTSSGMATRMVEGGFGITRREWGMIGTLAQRGEMTSSALAAHLHLDRVRTSRGLRSLVEKKLVVRRQDAEDRREVHVRLSASGEQLYGKLFPRIAGLNTELLEGITPAHLEIFLQCLRHLEQRGNELSAQGVVMEKADRRSGGTRHRWPEREAGGGS
- a CDS encoding AraC family transcriptional regulator, which translates into the protein MTVPPLPPLAMQARMVELLGSLAPTEGYNLTALPDVRFLRSNRPLSRAPVLYDPGIVIVCQGRKRGFLGDEVYLYDAQHYLAVSVPVPFSMETDATAEEPLLAIYFRLDFSVAAELMLQLDEQGLAAQAAPRGLMSTPMDAMLAQSVLRFLEVMRVPLEAVVLGPALVREIYFRVLTGEQGASMRNALTRQGQFGKIAKAIRKIHASFAEALDIGQLAGEAGMSPQSFHAHFKTVTATSPMQYLKSTRLHQARLIMARSEVTAAVAGSQVGYESASQFSREFKRMFGRGPAEEAERMRKAFALPDPLPSSVYVASH
- a CDS encoding DJ-1/PfpI family protein — its product is MHIAILTFDGFNELDSLIALGVLNRIRKPGWRVTLCCPTPEVTSMNGVAVRAQSLLEEARSAQAVVVGSGVRTREVVENAELMERLALDPGRQLIAAQCSGTLILAKLGLLGSVPACTDLTTKPWVQAAGVEVLNQPFFASGNVATAGGCFASPYLAAWIIARAEGREAAEAALHYVAPVGEKEAYVANAFRYIAPYLPQK
- a CDS encoding tripartite tricarboxylate transporter substrate-binding protein, translating into MVAFFSRRRLLAWGLGLAACISGAQVQAQQALDGPLTLVVGYAAGGTTDRIARLVAERLGAKLGVAVTVENKPGEGGRLAAKEVRRTPAGQNVLMLGNPAVMVVAPLVIKDVGYDPDKDFVPVSQVSSYDFALAVGQKLQLDRAMFLVGRLWAHPEEAVFGVPATGSLPHFFGLMVGDALSVQPQIKGYGGSAPLSADLIGGTLPIAIDTLDSLYAQHLAGKIRILAVSGKKRASFAPAIPTFREAGMKIDADGWNTFFAPSTMSPAKVQLVAGAIREAMRDPGLQKAAEAAYITPVVSSTAETAQMLKAYRQQWEPVVRRSGFSP
- a CDS encoding aminotransferase-like domain-containing protein; the protein is MAEARYKQLVDELAAEIRAGRLKPGTRLPTHRRLAERHGLALVTASRVYAELEAMGLVSGEVGRGTFVREATIPRDKGIDQQAVAAGQVDLNFNYPSLPGQAELLRGALRQLAAGGELDAMLRYAPHGGRMHERACVARHLASRGLDALDPSRVLLVDGAQHGLAVTAMALLQPGDVVAVDALTYPGFKVLAEAHRLELAPIPASGAGPDLDALERLCARRRVRAIYAMPTLHNPLGWVMSTSRRRRLASIARRHGLLVIEDAAYAFLADDPQDMPPPPLATLLPESTVYVSGLSKNVATGLRVGFVVAPQAWVPKIERAIRATTWCTPGVTTAIACAWLEDGTVERLESEKRHDAAVRQAIVDETLAGMRFVRHPSSYFVWLPLPEETRADHVSAALMREGISVSTAEPFATSKHVPHALRLALGSVGLPSLRSALLTVRRVIGE
- a CDS encoding FlxA-like family protein encodes the protein MVAAIGATTPASGGGNDVNAQIARIQRQITDTQKKIAETQGELIEAPTDEARKAIQMQLQSMAAQVLMLQQQINMLRTSQVQKEALESVSNAVDGAKKSGGIRTNAEGVPIGGTVDVQA